DNA sequence from the Streptomyces sp. HUAS 15-9 genome:
TCGGCGTGCAGGGCGCGCTGCTCGCCGTCGATGTCGTAGGTGGCGACCAGGCCGCCGTCGAGGAAGGCGGAGGCGGTGGTGACGGCCTCGGTGACCAGGCCGCCGGAGTTGCCGCGCAGATCGAGGACGATCCCGGCGCCGGCCGGGGCCTGCCGTACGGCGCTGCGGACGACGTCGCCGGAGCCCTTGGTGAAGGCGGCGATCCTGATGACGAGGACATCGCCGGGGAGCCTGCGGACGGTGACGGAGTCGGTGGACAGGCGGGCCCGGCGCAGCGTCCGGCTCCACGCGCGCGTGCCGCGTTCCAGGCCCAGGCGGACGGTGGTACCCGCGGGGGCGTCCTGTGCGTCACCGCGCAGTGATGAGACGACCTCGGTGACGGGCCGCCCGTCGACCTTCTCGCCGTCGACGCTGCGCAGCCGGTCGCCCTTGCGGATTCCGGCCTCGGCCGCGGGCGACCCGGACTGCACCCGGGTCACCTCGATCCGTCCGTCGCGCTCGCGCCGTGCCCACAGGCCGACGCCGGTGTACTCGCCGTCGAGGGCCTCCTGGAACTCCTCGTACTCGCCCTCGGAGTAGACGGCGGCCCAGCGGTCCCCGCTGCGGCTGACGGCACGCTCGGCGGCCTCCATGGGGGACGTGCCGTCGGCCACGGCCGCGGCGGCGGCCTTCTGGACGGCGTCGTGACGAGGGGCCGTACGGGCCCGGTCCGGCGCGGGCCCGTGGCCAGCGTGATCGAAGTCGAAGGCACCGGTCGCGGCGCCGGCGGCCAGCACGCCGGCGAAGACCAACGTCAGGGCCGCCCCGCGGCGGATACGGCGGGGCTGACAGAACAGGTCACGGCCTGACATGCGGGTGAGTCTAGGACAACGCGGAGGGCCGCACGGTTCGTTGACCGTACGGCCCTCTTGGCATGCATCACACCTTCAGGTACTTGCGCAGCGCGAAGAATGCGGCAAGGGCGGGCATCAGCACGCTCGTGGCGAGGATCAGCGGGAGCTTGGTCAACACGGCGTCCCAGC
Encoded proteins:
- a CDS encoding S41 family peptidase, with amino-acid sequence MSGRDLFCQPRRIRRGAALTLVFAGVLAAGAATGAFDFDHAGHGPAPDRARTAPRHDAVQKAAAAAVADGTSPMEAAERAVSRSGDRWAAVYSEGEYEEFQEALDGEYTGVGLWARRERDGRIEVTRVQSGSPAAEAGIRKGDRLRSVDGEKVDGRPVTEVVSSLRGDAQDAPAGTTVRLGLERGTRAWSRTLRRARLSTDSVTVRRLPGDVLVIRIAAFTKGSGDVVRSAVRQAPAGAGIVLDLRGNSGGLVTEAVTTASAFLDGGLVATYDIDGEQRALHADAGGDTTRPLVALVDGGTMSAAEMLTGALQDRGRAVVVGSRTFGKGSVQMPTRLPDGSVAELTVGHYRTPSGHSVDGRGITPDLDAGRQPLQRAQSILGGLGDPS